tcacagacatttttggtctgaactacttcctgttcaaagacaaggctgagcttttaaactgatCAAATCCTACTGATCCCAAAGAAGATGAAGAAACTTAAAATACATTAGAAACTAAAGCTCAGGTCTCTGGAGGATAACATATCAGAGACACAGGACACAAACTCAGCACTGTCACAGCGTGGATTTGAAAACAGACATTGTTTTTTGAATATCCAGTCTTTGTGAGTCTTTAGATcactgtttcatgtttagtcCCTTTATTTAAAGTGATTCCTGGCACTAAAAGTTCTAAGGTTCAGGGTTTACCTCCTGCAGCAGGTCAGCTTGTTCAATGGCTTTAAGGACGCTCTTCTTGGACGTGTCCTGGATCTCTCCTCCCATCAGGAACTCATCCAGAATGAAGTAGgccttttcaaagttaaagatGATGTCCAGCTCACACACCTGCACACAGGTACGCTCAGGTAAACCTTTTTATTCATGATCAAGAGATTGTATAACTTTCAGGTTTAAACTCACGCTGCCAAAGTATTTATCCAGAAGCTCCACGAAGCGATGGATCACCTCCAGAGTGATCAGCTCGTTGTCCTGCTCCTCGATTGCACAACAGAAATACAGACTGGCGTACCTGGAAAAtatacacaacaaaacacatattAATATAATTATTGACATTTAACCCTATGATTGGTATCAACtgattgttattgttattgttattgccTGATATCGCTCATTAATGGCATAATCACCAGCCAATCTTACTCATCGATGATCAGTATTGGCATCTgctagtgttgtactcaagaccacactatccgagaccaagaccataaaaatcagttttaaaaaagcatgcCAAGGTTGAACGGTTAAAGAGtgttctctttttaattttagttttctttttaataaatctggCAGATATAAACAAGGTGTCTGCCAAAGCACAACATGTAAAATCTCaaaccttatttttttttcaacttacttcttgtaaaaattaaatctttgtatgtatttaaaagccactgaattatctgaaaaatctgaaaattgaGATGTTTTTCTAGATTTGTAAGgggaatgaggcctaaagtaagtgtttaaaggtatttctgactagaaataagatgaactgatgtctgagtttatGCAGGTGTCTGACACATAAGGCACTCAAAAAGATTTCCAAGAAGTCAGAACAACCAATGAGCtgacagcagctgttttaagttAAATTGCAACATTAAATAATCAGGAACAGTTCAGATGAAAATAATATCATATGCCCAGcctaggaaaaaaaacagtaaaaaacacTCAGATATCCAAGCTCACCATCATCAGCAAACAAACAGAGGTATGGTTGCTAAAGACCACCAAACATGTCCTCAAAAGTCCCATTTCTTTTAATGGGAAATGAAGATTTGAAGAAGAGCTTGGTTGTATTTAAGAAACACAAGAGACTGTAGCATATTGTGACCAAAACGTGCACGGTGTGGTCTCATTATGATGAGGGATGGGGATTGTTAATTTTTACTTAAACTGATACTGTTAtcaatactccttattgatccgaGTCATTATTGATACCACTAACGATACTTTTCTATAGAATGGGGTAAAGACAAAATGTGGATAAATAATTACAATGGAAGTAATAAGAACTGAGTTGTGTTTGAGCTAGAATGTCattattcagtctgtaacatCTATTCTGTATCCCTCAATATCAAATTCATACTATATCATATTCAAAGCTGCATTTATTGATGTGTCctgtaaaaactaaattttcctaTCTTTTATGAGACATTTGAACATATCATATTATATAAgatacagtcgtctaatttactgaggttacctgaaggcaccatattttttgtctttcagttCGTAAAGTTCGCTAGATTAACTTCAATTCTGTCGATTCTGGCACTGATTTCTACACCGGGTTAATATtcttaacaaacaggacttgttgtaaagtttgggagcactttttagtttttatctgcGCACATGAAGAATACAACTGTCTCGGGCTCTCCTAGCTCACAGTCTCGTCCTCTGTCGCCTTCCACCTTTCACTCCTGCTTGTGTGCGGGGGGGTGTCCCTCAGTCATTGAGGGAAGGCTGCAGTCATCATGGGAATGGGGGGTGAAATTAAACATGAATTGAAgccatttgttgttttagcaagtgcttctcattattatcacattactgaagtcaaagaatagcagatcagtgctggtctcgaccgGTCTTGATGCAAAATCCCGAGTCTGGCCAGtccaagaccgagacaagactgagtaaaaatgctctcgagtccaagacaagaccaagaccttcACAATGTGGTCTCGAGACCAAGACTAATCTCGAGTACTAAAACACTAGCATCGTCTGATCTCAACTATCGCCGATCTTACCAATCAACAGTTGTATCAACTGATCCCATTGTTGATAATCGTATCAGCTGTTCTCAGCATCAATGATCCTATTGATTGATTTCACCTATCAACACTTGCATCAACTCTTAAATTGACTCATCTCACACACAGACGGTGAAACTGACTGACCTTGCCTATTGAAGATTGTATTGGCTGATTTCAGGCATTGATGGTCATTATCGGCAGATCACATCAATTGACGATCAAGTCGGCTTTAACCTATCAACGATACTAGTGGATGATCACACCTATCGACCTGTATCAGCTTATATAACCCATTAATGACTGTATAGTTCACCTGTCATTAAATTAATCAGTTGATCTCACCCATTGACAGATGTATCAACTGAATTAAACCTATCAACGATTTTATCAACTAAACCCACCATTTGTTGAAGCAACCATCTGATCTCACCCATTACCATCGTATCAAATGATCTTGCACATTTAAGATCACTTTGGCTGATCTCAACCATCGGCAAACATATCGCCTGATCCCCGTCATCTACGACTGTATCAACTGATCTTACTTATCTGCAATCGTATTGACTGATCTTAATCTTCATCTATGATCGTATCAACTGATCCCTCTCATCTACGACTGTAATGACTGATCTCACTCATCTATGATCATATTGACTGAACCCACTAGCTACAATTGTATCTTTAATTGCTCCCTCCCATCAACGATTGTTTCAACTGATCTCAGCAACTGACGATTGTTTTGACTGATTTCTCCCTCCCTCGCATCAGCTGATTTCAAGCATTGACAATCATACTGACTGATCTCCCTAAGAACAATTAAATCGACAGATCTCCTGCTCTGACAATCGCATTAACTGATCTCAACCATTGAAGATCGTACCAGCTGATCTCCCCAACAATGATCATACTGACTGATCTCccatttattgatcatattggcACCCAATCCCTCATTG
This genomic stretch from Cheilinus undulatus linkage group 22, ASM1832078v1, whole genome shotgun sequence harbors:
- the ap1s1 gene encoding AP-1 complex subunit sigma-1A, encoding MMRFMLLFSRQGKLRLQKWYTATAERDKKKMVRELMQIVLARKPKMCSFLEWRDLKIVYKRYASLYFCCAIEEQDNELITLEVIHRFVELLDKYFGSVCELDIIFNFEKAYFILDEFLMGGEIQDTSKKSVLKAIEQADLLQEEDESPRSVLEEMGLA